The proteins below are encoded in one region of Belonocnema kinseyi isolate 2016_QV_RU_SX_M_011 chromosome 5, B_treatae_v1, whole genome shotgun sequence:
- the LOC117173377 gene encoding outer dense fiber protein 3B-like isoform X3, translating into MGGLTQRPWTPTKRRGPIAAEFNSPGPACVTLPPLLGKTVPDSKRGRAPAFSFGSRSLFR; encoded by the exons ATGGGTGGTTTGACACAAAGGCCATGGACGCCTACGAAAAGGAGAGGACCAATCGCTGCCGAATTTAACAGTCCAGGGCCTGCTTGTGTCACTCTTCCACCACTACTGg GTAAAACTGTACCTGACTCTAAACGTGGAAGGGCACCAGCATTCTCGTTCGGAAGCAG
- the LOC117173377 gene encoding outer dense fiber protein 3B-like isoform X5, translating into MGGLTQRPWTPTKRRGPIAAEFNSPGPACVTLPPLLGKTVPDSKRGRAPAFSFGSSWE; encoded by the exons ATGGGTGGTTTGACACAAAGGCCATGGACGCCTACGAAAAGGAGAGGACCAATCGCTGCCGAATTTAACAGTCCAGGGCCTGCTTGTGTCACTCTTCCACCACTACTGg GTAAAACTGTACCTGACTCTAAACGTGGAAGGGCACCAGCATTCTCGTTCGGAAGCAG
- the LOC117173377 gene encoding outer dense fiber protein 3B-like isoform X2, which yields MGGLTQRPWTPTKRRGPIAAEFNSPGPACVTLPPLLGKTVPDSKRGRAPAFSFGSSGPGER from the exons ATGGGTGGTTTGACACAAAGGCCATGGACGCCTACGAAAAGGAGAGGACCAATCGCTGCCGAATTTAACAGTCCAGGGCCTGCTTGTGTCACTCTTCCACCACTACTGg GTAAAACTGTACCTGACTCTAAACGTGGAAGGGCACCAGCATTCTCGTTCGGAAGCAG
- the LOC117173377 gene encoding outer dense fiber protein 3B-like isoform X4 translates to MGGLTQRPWTPTKRRGPIAAEFNSPGPACVTLPPLLGKTVPDSKRGRAPAFSFGSRQIT, encoded by the exons ATGGGTGGTTTGACACAAAGGCCATGGACGCCTACGAAAAGGAGAGGACCAATCGCTGCCGAATTTAACAGTCCAGGGCCTGCTTGTGTCACTCTTCCACCACTACTGg GTAAAACTGTACCTGACTCTAAACGTGGAAGGGCACCAGCATTCTCGTTCGGAAGCAG